A window of Auraticoccus monumenti contains these coding sequences:
- a CDS encoding FtsX-like permease family protein: MSIAVTLAPRLAIARLRGARGGAVLDVLAVAAFTVSAFLALTVAGGTWMFVQRWQHPTAATLAAFDLDAPAAARVLEGYVILAAVACALLVVPVLNLGAAAARLGARGRARRLASLRLIGMTGPEVVTMSVIETLVQAAAGTALGSVLWTISLPAWQVVTFQEQPVAAGELLLPWWVVLALVAALLSLGALSAAVGLRRVHISPLGVALQQTPRSLRLWRLGAFALALTAFAVFSRFFRVGTLELGIYVFFAAMVLLVVGAVNLVGPWILQLLARPFARTASVPRLIAMRRIVDDPRGAWRNVSAVALLGTVSAYAAIVPTDPAALGDDPRDLTAVTDLRTGVLIALAVGLVVAAVSTLVNQAATVVDRAEESVAMDRAGVPRPVLDAVRRYHVLAPLVFTLAVSVGVGFLLVTPFTGMFGIQASGVLLVLLTVVVGLLLTLGVAEACRPLQRAVLAQTSRRND; the protein is encoded by the coding sequence ATGAGCATCGCCGTCACCCTCGCGCCACGCCTGGCGATCGCGCGGCTGCGCGGAGCCCGGGGCGGGGCCGTCCTCGACGTCCTCGCCGTCGCCGCCTTCACCGTCTCGGCGTTCCTCGCCCTGACCGTCGCCGGTGGCACCTGGATGTTCGTCCAGCGCTGGCAGCACCCCACCGCGGCGACGCTCGCCGCCTTCGACCTGGACGCCCCGGCGGCCGCGAGGGTCCTCGAGGGCTACGTCATCCTGGCCGCCGTCGCCTGCGCGCTCCTGGTCGTGCCGGTGCTCAACCTCGGCGCGGCGGCCGCCCGTCTCGGTGCCCGGGGCCGCGCCCGTCGCCTGGCCTCGCTGCGTCTGATCGGGATGACCGGCCCCGAGGTCGTCACGATGTCGGTGATCGAGACCCTGGTCCAGGCAGCGGCCGGCACCGCCCTGGGCAGCGTGCTGTGGACGATCAGCCTGCCCGCCTGGCAGGTGGTGACCTTCCAGGAGCAGCCCGTCGCCGCCGGGGAGCTGCTGCTCCCGTGGTGGGTGGTGCTCGCCCTCGTGGCGGCGCTGCTCTCCCTGGGTGCGCTGTCGGCCGCCGTCGGCCTGCGGCGGGTGCACATCTCGCCGCTGGGGGTCGCGCTGCAGCAGACGCCCCGGTCGCTGCGGCTCTGGCGGCTCGGCGCGTTCGCCCTGGCGCTGACGGCCTTCGCGGTCTTCAGCCGGTTCTTCAGGGTGGGGACGCTCGAGCTCGGGATCTACGTCTTCTTCGCCGCCATGGTCCTCCTCGTCGTCGGCGCCGTGAACCTCGTCGGCCCCTGGATCCTCCAGCTCCTGGCGCGACCCTTCGCCCGCACCGCCTCGGTGCCGCGACTGATCGCGATGCGACGGATCGTCGACGACCCCCGGGGCGCGTGGCGCAACGTCTCCGCCGTCGCGCTGCTCGGGACGGTCTCCGCCTACGCCGCCATCGTCCCCACCGACCCGGCAGCCCTGGGCGACGACCCCCGGGACCTCACCGCCGTCACCGACCTGCGCACCGGGGTGCTGATCGCCCTGGCCGTCGGGCTCGTGGTCGCGGCCGTCTCGACCCTGGTCAACCAGGCCGCCACGGTGGTGGACCGGGCCGAGGAGAGCGTGGCGATGGACCGCGCAGGAGTGCCGCGACCGGTGCTCGACGCCGTCCGCCGCTACCACGTCCTCGCGCCGCTGGTGTTCACGCTCGCGGTCTCCGTCGGCGTCGGGTTCCTCCTGGTGACGCCCTTCACCGGCATGTTCGGCATCCAGGCCTCCGGGGTCCTGCTCGTCCTCCTCACCGTGGTCGTCGGCCTGCTGCTGACGCTCGGGGTGGCCGAGGCCTGCCGGCCGCTGCAGCGCGCCGTCCTCGCGCAGACCTCCCGCCGCAACGACTGA
- a CDS encoding tripartite tricarboxylate transporter TctB family protein — translation MSTATTPAAPATPSTPFWSSRSALVMPALLVAVAVFLVVGIVQMEVADDSELFGPKAFPTLVVVVLLVVAVLLTVSILRNPEVPAPVEGADGEVVPTTNWRAMAVTVGSVAVFIALLETAGWIVAAAILFAGVATGLGSRRYLLNIGIGLAISSVVQLVFVGLLGLALPAGIMGVF, via the coding sequence GTGAGCACCGCGACGACGCCCGCCGCACCGGCGACGCCGAGCACCCCGTTCTGGAGCAGCCGCTCGGCCCTGGTGATGCCGGCGCTGCTGGTCGCGGTGGCGGTGTTCCTGGTGGTCGGCATCGTGCAGATGGAGGTCGCCGACGACTCCGAGCTCTTCGGGCCCAAGGCGTTCCCGACCCTGGTCGTGGTGGTGCTGCTGGTGGTGGCGGTGCTGCTCACCGTCAGCATCCTGCGCAACCCCGAGGTGCCGGCGCCGGTCGAGGGCGCCGACGGTGAGGTCGTCCCGACCACCAACTGGCGGGCCATGGCCGTCACCGTGGGCAGCGTCGCCGTGTTCATCGCCCTGCTCGAGACCGCCGGCTGGATCGTCGCGGCCGCGATCCTGTTCGCCGGGGTGGCCACCGGGCTGGGCAGCCGGCGCTACCTGCTCAACATCGGGATCGGGCTGGCCATCTCCTCGGTGGTCCAGCTGGTCTTCGTCGGGCTGCTGGGCCTCGCCCTGCCGGCCGGGATCATGGGGGTCTTCTGA
- a CDS encoding sensor histidine kinase — translation MVPRVSREPLAPRGLFLLQLCLGAVAGLGAVACWWAADGPGGGAPVAVVALVTWLGLCTAAVVALERRKPLAVPPRDPAEWARHVGDLRSSRLEIVNAFEIERRRIERDLHDGSQQHIVASSLKIGEAALLLSTVVAPPREVRQVTELLAEAQDATDAALAALRATVAGIHPKVLSDVGLDAAVRDLARRSGLPAVVRVPHPLPPVPQGVAAAAYFFVSEALTNVAKHAPGARVTVLLSADDTLHVSVVDDGPGGARVRPGHGLAGMSERLAAFGGGLQVASPAGGPTSLVARVPLLLPEGEPGVTGAGSPTWQQVGR, via the coding sequence ATGGTCCCCAGGGTCTCGCGCGAGCCGCTCGCCCCTCGAGGCCTCTTCCTGCTCCAGCTGTGCCTCGGGGCGGTCGCGGGTCTCGGCGCCGTCGCCTGCTGGTGGGCGGCCGACGGGCCCGGGGGTGGCGCGCCGGTGGCGGTGGTCGCCCTGGTGACGTGGCTGGGGCTGTGCACCGCGGCGGTGGTGGCGTTGGAGCGACGCAAGCCGCTCGCCGTACCGCCGCGGGACCCGGCGGAGTGGGCACGCCACGTCGGCGACCTGCGCTCCTCGCGGTTGGAGATCGTCAACGCCTTCGAGATCGAGCGACGTCGCATCGAGCGGGACCTGCACGACGGCTCCCAGCAGCACATCGTCGCGTCCTCGCTGAAGATCGGGGAGGCGGCGCTGCTCCTCAGCACGGTGGTCGCCCCGCCCCGGGAGGTCCGCCAGGTCACCGAGCTGCTGGCGGAGGCCCAGGACGCGACCGACGCCGCGCTGGCCGCGCTGCGCGCGACCGTCGCCGGCATCCACCCCAAGGTCCTGTCCGACGTCGGCCTCGACGCGGCGGTCCGCGACCTGGCCCGCCGCTCGGGGCTGCCCGCGGTGGTCCGTGTCCCGCACCCCCTTCCGCCCGTTCCCCAGGGGGTTGCCGCGGCGGCGTACTTCTTCGTCTCCGAGGCGCTGACCAACGTCGCCAAGCACGCGCCGGGCGCCCGGGTCACCGTCCTGCTCAGCGCCGACGACACGCTGCACGTCTCCGTCGTCGACGACGGTCCCGGCGGGGCCCGGGTCCGTCCCGGTCACGGCCTCGCCGGCATGTCCGAACGGCTCGCCGCCTTCGGTGGGGGCCTACAGGTGGCCAGCCCAGCCGGCGGCCCCACGTCACTGGTCGCCCGGGTGCCCCTCCTGCTCCCCGAGGGCGAGCCCGGCGTCACCGGTGCCGGCTCGCCGACCTGGCAGCAGGTCGGGCGGTGA
- a CDS encoding LuxR C-terminal-related transcriptional regulator: MRLVVADDAALLREGLVGLLERQGHQVLAQAASAPELEAVVDHAVTSGQPPDVVLTDVRMPPTMTVDGLDAAVRIRARHPGIGIMVLSQYVASAYATELFDGGAGPAAPGDPGTGGLGYLLKERVSRVADFLHSLQIVAAGGVVIDPEVASLLVLDRRTALDALSPREREVLELMARGLSNAQIAQQLVLSAGAVSKHVANLFTKLDLPPGEENRRVRAVLAYLTARG; encoded by the coding sequence GTGAGACTCGTGGTCGCCGACGACGCGGCCCTGCTCCGGGAGGGTCTGGTCGGGCTGCTCGAGCGGCAGGGCCACCAGGTGCTCGCCCAGGCGGCGAGCGCCCCCGAGCTCGAGGCCGTCGTCGACCACGCCGTCACCAGCGGGCAGCCGCCCGACGTCGTCCTCACCGACGTGCGGATGCCACCCACCATGACGGTCGACGGGCTCGACGCCGCGGTGCGGATCCGCGCCCGGCACCCGGGGATCGGCATCATGGTGCTGTCCCAGTACGTGGCCTCGGCGTACGCGACGGAGCTGTTCGACGGTGGAGCGGGTCCGGCGGCGCCGGGGGACCCCGGCACCGGCGGTCTGGGCTACCTCCTCAAGGAACGGGTGTCCCGGGTCGCGGACTTCCTGCACTCGCTGCAGATCGTCGCCGCAGGTGGCGTCGTGATCGACCCCGAGGTGGCCTCGCTGCTCGTGCTGGACCGTCGCACCGCCCTGGACGCCCTCTCGCCCCGGGAACGCGAGGTCCTGGAGCTGATGGCCCGCGGGCTCAGCAACGCCCAGATCGCCCAGCAGCTGGTGCTCTCCGCAGGCGCGGTCTCCAAGCACGTCGCCAACCTCTTCACCAAGCTGGACCTCCCACCCGGGGAGGAGAACCGCCGCGTGCGGGCCGTCCTGGCCTACCTCACCGCCCGGGGCTGA
- a CDS encoding GNAT family N-acetyltransferase produces MTTETRQLTSEDLRALHALGHEAFGIPRLAEDAEPDPLRPGHRVVGVVEDGRVLAAASGIDHRSYWHRTEVPSLGIGGVSVAVEHRGSGLLAGLLTDVHDTARSAGVALATLYPSAPGIYRGLGYEVVGHVLTLAVPTAVLAQVRVPDGVRLRRAELADVPAVRDLYRRWAAGYNGPLTRTGPAFPATDAELLAAPSGTTLVERDGELIGSCSFDRGHEVSPRAAIGVRDLVALEPDGYLALLASLGSSASVVGRVEIHTSGDDVVRLLTRSSDWEVVDRAPYMLAVLDVAGACTQRRWPQLAVRLDLTVADRDGEQGWSLELDGSGSATCEPAPVRPGAPVLTRRGLAARYAGSWSCHALRQAGLLHGDAGSDPLLDALFTGDFHVRDHF; encoded by the coding sequence GTGACCACCGAGACCCGTCAGCTCACCTCCGAGGACCTCCGGGCGTTGCACGCGCTCGGCCACGAGGCCTTCGGCATCCCCCGACTCGCCGAGGACGCCGAGCCCGACCCGCTGCGACCGGGGCACCGGGTGGTCGGCGTGGTGGAGGACGGTCGCGTGCTGGCCGCGGCCAGCGGCATCGACCACCGCTCGTACTGGCACCGCACCGAGGTCCCCAGCCTCGGCATCGGCGGGGTCAGCGTCGCCGTGGAGCACCGCGGCAGCGGGCTGCTGGCCGGCCTGCTCACCGACGTCCACGACACCGCCCGCTCCGCCGGCGTCGCGCTCGCCACGCTCTACCCCAGCGCCCCCGGCATCTACCGCGGGCTGGGCTATGAGGTGGTCGGGCACGTGCTCACCCTGGCCGTCCCCACCGCGGTGCTGGCCCAGGTCCGGGTCCCCGACGGCGTCCGGCTGCGGCGGGCCGAGCTGGCCGACGTGCCCGCCGTCCGGGACCTCTACCGTCGCTGGGCGGCCGGCTACAACGGTCCCCTCACCCGCACCGGGCCGGCCTTCCCCGCCACCGACGCCGAGCTGCTCGCCGCCCCCAGCGGCACCACCCTGGTCGAGCGCGACGGGGAGCTGATCGGCAGCTGCTCCTTCGACCGCGGGCACGAGGTCAGCCCCCGGGCCGCCATCGGCGTCCGCGACCTGGTGGCCCTGGAGCCCGACGGCTACCTGGCCCTGCTGGCCTCGCTGGGCAGCAGCGCGTCCGTGGTGGGGCGGGTGGAGATCCACACCAGCGGCGACGACGTGGTCCGGCTGCTGACCCGCTCCTCGGACTGGGAGGTGGTCGACCGCGCGCCCTACATGCTGGCCGTGCTCGACGTCGCCGGCGCCTGCACCCAGCGGCGCTGGCCCCAGCTCGCGGTCCGGCTCGACCTCACCGTGGCCGACCGCGACGGTGAGCAGGGCTGGTCCCTGGAGCTGGACGGGTCCGGCTCGGCCACCTGCGAGCCCGCACCGGTGCGGCCGGGGGCCCCGGTCCTCACCCGCCGTGGCCTCGCCGCCCGCTACGCCGGGAGCTGGAGCTGCCACGCGCTGCGGCAGGCCGGGTTGCTGCACGGGGACGCCGGCAGCGACCCGCTGCTGGACGCCCTGTTCACCGGGGACTTCCACGTCCGCGACCACTTCTGA
- the ku gene encoding non-homologous end joining protein Ku: MARSIWSGALSFGLVSVPVGLHSATSEHEVRFHQFERGTTSRIRYKRVNEDTGEEVAHADIVKGADLGDGRSVVLTEEELASVEPGRSRTIDISDFVDAAEIDPIYYQKSYYLAPTDETAQKPYGLLVAALEKAGKIAIASFVMRNKEYLAAIRPSGDVLVLETMYFADEVRDPAEELDTLPSAPSSRSKDVQMAIDLIEAMTSPWDPASYRDHYTERVQQLVEAKQQDREVVTEAPEEDTGQVVDLVAALRASLERARGHKAGNEHRGGTLTTRAAGSGQGSAEGSTGSGKGGRSPGKGEGKGEGKGERRRDEDVASMSKSELYALAQELDVDGRSSMTRDQLAEAVTQEGRRAG, encoded by the coding sequence GTGGCACGGTCGATCTGGTCAGGGGCCCTGTCGTTCGGGCTGGTGAGCGTCCCGGTCGGGCTGCACTCGGCCACCTCCGAGCACGAGGTGCGCTTCCACCAGTTCGAGCGCGGCACCACCTCCCGGATCCGCTACAAGCGGGTCAACGAGGACACCGGTGAGGAGGTGGCCCACGCCGACATCGTGAAGGGTGCCGACCTGGGCGACGGCCGCTCGGTGGTGCTGACCGAGGAGGAGCTGGCGTCCGTCGAGCCCGGGCGGAGCCGCACCATCGACATCAGCGACTTCGTCGACGCCGCCGAGATCGACCCGATCTACTACCAGAAGAGCTACTACCTGGCCCCCACCGACGAGACCGCCCAGAAGCCGTACGGGCTGCTGGTGGCGGCCCTGGAGAAGGCCGGGAAGATCGCCATCGCCTCCTTCGTGATGCGGAACAAGGAGTACCTGGCCGCCATCCGGCCCTCCGGCGACGTGCTGGTGCTGGAGACGATGTACTTCGCCGACGAGGTGCGCGACCCCGCCGAGGAGCTGGACACCCTGCCCTCCGCGCCGTCCTCGCGGAGCAAGGACGTGCAGATGGCCATCGACCTGATCGAGGCGATGACCAGCCCCTGGGACCCGGCCAGCTACCGCGACCACTACACCGAACGGGTCCAGCAGCTGGTGGAGGCCAAGCAGCAGGACCGCGAGGTGGTCACCGAGGCGCCCGAGGAGGACACCGGCCAGGTGGTCGACCTCGTCGCCGCGCTGCGGGCCTCGCTGGAGAGGGCGCGCGGGCACAAGGCGGGCAACGAGCACCGCGGCGGCACGCTGACCACCCGCGCTGCGGGCTCCGGTCAGGGCTCGGCGGAGGGCAGCACGGGGTCCGGGAAGGGCGGCAGGAGTCCCGGGAAGGGCGAGGGCAAGGGCGAGGGCAAGGGCGAGCGCCGCCGGGACGAGGACGTGGCGTCGATGTCGAAGTCCGAGCTGTACGCGCTGGCCCAGGAGCTGGACGTCGACGGCCGCTCCTCGATGACCCGCGACCAGCTGGCCGAGGCCGTCACCCAGGAGGGACGCCGGGCCGGGTGA
- the ligD gene encoding non-homologous end-joining DNA ligase LigD, with protein MAGRGEDERPLQRYQSMRHFDRTPEPAGRPGTAPEGTPRFVVQRHRARALHYDVRFEIGGVLVSWAVPKGPTLDPDVRRLAVHVEDHPLEYIDFEGVIPSGEYGGGDVIVWDAGTWEPAEGVDPVEELATGTLHARMHGEKLRGQFVLVRTRRQGSSSGGKEQWMMLHKHDEDAVTGWDAADHPLSVLSGRTNEEVQADPDRLWRSDLPADEASVELKVPVPDPPGEEELAALDALEKQGRWEVLGRTLKVTNLDKELFPGRDGQPPVTKRDLVRYAAQVAPTLLPYLAGRALNMNRFPGGAQTKGFWHKELPTHAPEWVPRWENPAADPGETRTYLVVDEAAALVWAANFGALEWHPWTSPTAAPDRPSYVLFDIDPGEQTTWEEVLVMARLHRTALEHLGVRGRPKVTGRRGVQIWVPIRPGPTFDQTRAWAETVSRSVGAVVPELVSWKWTVRDRGGLARLDYTQNAVNKTLVAPYSPRPSAGAPVSVPIEWDELDDPALRPDGFLLRDVVPRLLERGDLFADVLDHDQDLPTVT; from the coding sequence ATGGCCGGCCGTGGTGAGGATGAGCGTCCGCTGCAGCGGTACCAGTCGATGCGCCACTTCGACCGGACGCCGGAACCGGCCGGTCGCCCCGGCACGGCACCGGAGGGGACGCCGCGGTTCGTGGTGCAGCGGCACCGGGCGCGGGCGCTGCACTACGACGTCCGGTTCGAGATCGGCGGCGTCCTGGTCAGCTGGGCGGTGCCCAAGGGCCCGACGCTGGACCCCGACGTCCGCCGGCTCGCCGTCCACGTCGAGGACCACCCGCTGGAGTACATCGACTTCGAGGGGGTGATCCCCTCCGGTGAGTACGGCGGCGGGGACGTCATCGTCTGGGACGCCGGCACCTGGGAACCCGCCGAGGGCGTCGACCCGGTCGAGGAGCTGGCCACCGGCACCCTGCACGCCCGCATGCACGGGGAGAAGCTGCGCGGGCAGTTCGTGCTGGTCCGCACCCGCCGCCAGGGGTCGTCCAGCGGCGGCAAGGAGCAGTGGATGATGCTGCACAAGCACGACGAGGACGCCGTCACCGGCTGGGACGCCGCCGACCACCCCCTCTCGGTTCTGAGCGGGCGGACCAACGAGGAGGTCCAGGCCGACCCGGACCGGCTGTGGCGCTCGGACCTGCCGGCCGACGAGGCCTCGGTGGAGCTCAAGGTGCCCGTGCCCGACCCTCCCGGCGAGGAGGAGCTGGCAGCGCTCGACGCGCTGGAGAAGCAGGGCCGCTGGGAGGTGCTGGGGCGCACGCTCAAGGTGACCAACCTGGACAAGGAGCTGTTCCCCGGTCGCGACGGGCAGCCGCCCGTGACCAAGCGCGACCTCGTCCGCTACGCCGCCCAGGTCGCGCCCACGCTGCTGCCCTACCTCGCCGGGCGGGCGCTGAACATGAACCGCTTCCCCGGCGGCGCGCAGACCAAGGGATTCTGGCACAAGGAGCTGCCCACCCACGCCCCGGAGTGGGTGCCCCGCTGGGAGAACCCGGCCGCCGACCCGGGCGAGACCCGCACCTACCTGGTGGTGGACGAGGCGGCCGCGCTGGTCTGGGCGGCCAACTTCGGGGCCCTGGAGTGGCACCCCTGGACCAGCCCGACCGCCGCCCCTGACCGTCCCTCCTACGTGCTGTTCGACATCGACCCCGGGGAGCAGACGACCTGGGAGGAGGTGCTGGTGATGGCGCGGCTGCACCGGACCGCGCTGGAGCACCTCGGCGTGCGCGGACGCCCCAAGGTGACCGGTCGGCGGGGCGTCCAGATCTGGGTGCCGATCCGGCCCGGACCCACCTTCGACCAGACCCGGGCCTGGGCCGAGACCGTCTCCCGCAGCGTCGGCGCGGTGGTGCCGGAGCTGGTCAGCTGGAAGTGGACCGTCCGCGACCGCGGCGGGCTGGCCCGGCTGGACTACACCCAGAACGCGGTCAACAAGACGCTGGTCGCGCCGTACAGCCCACGGCCGTCGGCCGGAGCGCCGGTCTCGGTGCCGATCGAGTGGGACGAGCTCGACGACCCCGCGCTGCGCCCCGACGGGTTCCTGCTCCGCGACGTGGTCCCCCGGCTGCTCGAGCGCGGTGACCTCTTCGCCGACGTGCTGGACCACGACCAGGACCTGCCGACGGTCACCTGA
- a CDS encoding ABC transporter ATP-binding protein, whose translation MRTRTTTPALAARGVSKSFGRVRALAGVDIDIPAGQSVAIMGPSGSGKSTLLHCLAGILVPDSGEVHLGDVAVSGLPDARRSRLRREQLGFVFQDGQLLPELSARENVALALLLNGSSRGAALRTAGEWLERLGLSGAGDRRPGEMSGGQAQRVAIARAMVHSPAVVFADEPTGALDQATGHEVMQILTTTAAMAGTTLVVVTHDLQVAGWCSRLVELRDAMVHADRPLTGEPR comes from the coding sequence ATGCGAACACGTACCACCACCCCCGCACTCGCAGCACGGGGCGTCTCGAAGTCCTTCGGCCGCGTCAGGGCCCTCGCCGGCGTCGACATCGACATCCCGGCCGGGCAGTCCGTGGCGATCATGGGCCCGTCGGGCTCGGGCAAGTCCACCCTGCTGCACTGCCTGGCCGGCATCCTGGTGCCCGACTCCGGCGAGGTCCACCTCGGGGACGTCGCCGTCTCCGGGCTGCCCGATGCCCGGCGGTCGCGGCTGCGCCGGGAGCAGCTCGGTTTCGTGTTCCAGGACGGCCAGCTGCTGCCCGAGCTGTCCGCCCGGGAGAACGTCGCCCTGGCGCTGTTGCTCAACGGCTCCTCCCGCGGAGCTGCGCTCCGGACGGCCGGGGAGTGGCTGGAGCGGCTGGGCCTGTCCGGGGCCGGGGACCGTCGCCCGGGGGAGATGTCGGGCGGTCAGGCCCAGCGCGTGGCGATCGCCCGGGCCATGGTCCACTCGCCGGCCGTCGTCTTCGCCGACGAGCCCACCGGCGCGCTCGACCAGGCCACCGGCCACGAGGTGATGCAGATCCTGACCACCACCGCGGCCATGGCGGGCACCACGCTGGTGGTGGTGACCCACGACCTGCAGGTGGCCGGCTGGTGCTCCCGGCTCGTCGAGCTGCGTGACGCCATGGTGCACGCGGACCGCCCGCTGACGGGAGAGCCGCGATGA
- a CDS encoding TIGR03560 family F420-dependent LLM class oxidoreductase, whose protein sequence is MTATMEFGLFIPQGWRFDLTEVAEADQWSVMRDLAQRADRGDHWQSLWVYDHFHTTPVHSEEATHEAWTLMAALAASTDRIRLGQMCTCMAYRNPMYLAKVAATIDHVSAGRLEMGIGGGWYEHEWRAYGYGFPRAGVRLGMLDEGVQIFKQAWETGHATLDGTHYQVDDALCFPLPRQAGGPPLWIAGGGEKVTLKIAAKYARYTNFDGSPEGFTHKSALLADHCREVGTDFDAITRSSNYNVFIGRDEAEVAERRRAYVDRVTPHLGEERVQAQLKGFDGLAGTGTVEQVVEKLTAVRDLGMTYGIFYFPEAAYDTSGIELFENEVIPALR, encoded by the coding sequence ATGACTGCGACGATGGAGTTCGGGCTGTTCATCCCCCAGGGCTGGCGTTTCGACCTGACCGAGGTGGCCGAGGCGGACCAGTGGTCGGTGATGCGTGACCTCGCCCAGCGGGCCGACCGCGGCGACCACTGGCAGAGCCTGTGGGTCTACGACCACTTCCACACCACCCCGGTGCACAGCGAGGAGGCGACCCACGAGGCCTGGACGCTGATGGCCGCGCTGGCTGCCAGCACGGACCGGATCCGGCTCGGTCAGATGTGCACCTGCATGGCCTACCGCAACCCGATGTACCTGGCCAAGGTGGCCGCCACCATCGACCACGTCAGCGCCGGCCGGCTGGAGATGGGCATCGGCGGCGGCTGGTACGAGCACGAGTGGCGCGCCTACGGCTACGGGTTCCCCCGCGCCGGCGTCCGGCTCGGGATGCTGGACGAGGGTGTCCAGATCTTCAAGCAGGCCTGGGAGACCGGGCACGCCACCCTCGACGGCACCCACTACCAGGTCGACGACGCCCTCTGCTTCCCGCTGCCGCGCCAGGCCGGCGGGCCGCCGCTGTGGATCGCGGGCGGCGGGGAGAAGGTCACCCTCAAGATCGCCGCGAAGTACGCCCGCTACACCAACTTCGACGGCTCACCGGAGGGCTTCACCCACAAGTCGGCGCTGCTGGCCGACCACTGCCGCGAGGTGGGCACCGACTTCGACGCCATCACCCGCTCCTCCAACTACAACGTCTTCATCGGCCGCGACGAGGCCGAGGTGGCCGAGCGCCGCCGGGCCTACGTCGACCGGGTCACCCCGCACCTGGGCGAGGAGCGGGTGCAGGCCCAGCTCAAGGGCTTCGACGGGCTGGCCGGCACCGGCACCGTGGAGCAGGTGGTCGAGAAGCTGACCGCGGTGCGCGACCTCGGCATGACCTACGGGATCTTCTACTTCCCCGAGGCCGCCTACGACACCTCCGGCATCGAGCTGTTCGAGAACGAGGTCATCCCGGCCCTCCGCTGA
- a CDS encoding tripartite tricarboxylate transporter permease yields MDQLMSLLQGFGEVLTPTNLLYVLIGAVLGTAVGVLPGLGSAMAVALLLPLTFTLEPLSALIMFAGVYFGGLFGDSIAGILMNTPGNSTAIAGAFEGHRMALTGRAPQALATSAIGAFTGGILATTLVVFFAPTLASLANRFGPGEYFALAVFAFVATSAVVADSALRGLAALGLGLAISVVGIDSVSGAQRFTFGVLELFDGVSIVVLTVALLALGEVFHVASRVGHPEDRSLIASQGRPFLSGAEFREALPAWLRGTAFGVPFGVIPAGGAEVPTFLAYGTERRLDRRRKNPMFGKGAIRGVAGPEAAGNATAGTAMGALLALGLPTSATAAVLLAAFQQYGIQPGPLLFERSGELVWALLASLFIGMVVLLILNLPFAPLWARLLRVPKPYLYAGIAVLACFGVYASTGSLVDQVLLLGLGIVGYLMRRYDFPVAPVLIAVILGPLAEESLREAMNNSENNPLTLVSSPITVVLYLMLIGAVLLSVVNKVRARGRQDI; encoded by the coding sequence ATGGACCAGCTGATGAGCCTGCTGCAGGGGTTCGGCGAGGTGCTGACGCCGACCAACCTGCTCTACGTGCTGATCGGGGCCGTGCTGGGGACGGCCGTGGGCGTGCTCCCCGGTCTCGGCTCGGCGATGGCGGTGGCGCTGCTGCTGCCGCTCACCTTCACCCTGGAGCCCCTGTCGGCGCTGATCATGTTCGCCGGGGTCTACTTCGGCGGGCTGTTCGGGGACTCCATCGCCGGCATCCTGATGAACACCCCCGGCAACTCCACCGCGATCGCCGGCGCGTTCGAGGGCCACCGGATGGCACTCACCGGGCGTGCCCCGCAGGCGCTGGCCACCTCGGCCATCGGCGCCTTCACCGGAGGCATCCTGGCCACCACGCTGGTGGTCTTCTTCGCCCCCACGCTGGCCAGCCTGGCCAACCGGTTCGGTCCCGGGGAGTACTTCGCGCTGGCCGTGTTCGCCTTCGTCGCGACGTCCGCGGTGGTGGCCGACTCCGCGCTCCGCGGGCTCGCCGCCCTGGGGCTGGGACTGGCCATCTCGGTGGTCGGCATCGACTCCGTCAGCGGCGCCCAGCGCTTCACCTTCGGGGTGCTGGAGCTCTTCGACGGCGTGTCCATCGTCGTCCTCACCGTGGCCCTGCTGGCTCTGGGCGAGGTCTTCCACGTCGCCTCCCGGGTCGGTCATCCCGAGGACCGCAGCCTGATCGCCAGCCAGGGACGTCCGTTCCTCTCGGGTGCGGAGTTCCGCGAGGCGCTGCCGGCCTGGCTGCGCGGCACGGCCTTCGGCGTCCCCTTCGGGGTCATCCCGGCCGGTGGTGCGGAGGTGCCGACCTTCCTGGCCTACGGCACCGAGCGCCGGCTGGACCGGCGTCGGAAGAACCCGATGTTCGGCAAGGGCGCCATCCGCGGGGTCGCCGGGCCCGAGGCCGCGGGCAACGCCACCGCGGGTACGGCGATGGGGGCGCTGCTGGCCCTGGGTCTGCCGACCTCGGCCACCGCCGCGGTGCTGCTGGCGGCCTTCCAGCAGTACGGCATCCAGCCCGGGCCGCTGCTGTTCGAGCGCAGCGGGGAGCTGGTCTGGGCGCTGCTGGCCAGCCTGTTCATCGGCATGGTGGTGCTGCTGATCCTGAACCTGCCCTTCGCCCCGCTCTGGGCCCGGCTGCTCCGGGTGCCCAAGCCCTACCTCTACGCCGGGATCGCCGTGCTGGCCTGCTTCGGGGTCTACGCCTCCACCGGCTCCCTGGTCGACCAGGTGCTGCTGCTGGGGCTGGGGATCGTCGGCTACCTGATGCGCCGCTACGACTTCCCCGTCGCCCCGGTGCTGATCGCGGTGATCCTCGGCCCGCTGGCCGAGGAGTCGCTGCGCGAGGCGATGAACAACTCCGAGAACAACCCGCTCACCCTGGTCAGCAGCCCGATCACCGTGGTGCTGTACCTGATGCTGATCGGTGCGGTCCTGCTCTCGGTGGTCAACAAGGTCCGGGCCCGGGGACGTCAGGACATCTGA